From the Arthrobacter sp. PM3 genome, one window contains:
- a CDS encoding sugar phosphate isomerase/epimerase: protein MTRPITLFTGQWADLPFEEVARLAGEWGFDGLEIACWGDHLDPLRAVEDDAYLQGRLDILEKHNLTVHAIANHLTGQAVCDDPIDERHRDILSPDVWGEGDPEGVRARAADAMKTTARAAARLGVKTVTGFTGSSIWKCVAMFPPASEAMIDRGYQDFADRWNPILDVFDAEGVRFALEVHPSEIAYDYWTAKRTLEAIGHRESFGLNFDPSHFIWQDLDPVMFLQDFAEKIFHVHVKESVRQLNGRNGRLGSHLPWADPRRGWDFVTAGHGHVNWEPIFRTLNAIGYRGPTSIEWEDAGMDRLIGAPQALALVRDLATITPPAAAFDAAFAAR from the coding sequence ATGACCCGACCCATCACCCTCTTTACCGGCCAGTGGGCCGATCTGCCCTTCGAGGAAGTGGCGCGGCTCGCCGGCGAATGGGGCTTCGACGGCCTCGAAATCGCCTGCTGGGGCGACCACCTGGACCCGCTGCGCGCCGTCGAGGACGACGCCTATCTCCAGGGCCGGCTCGACATCCTGGAAAAGCACAACCTCACCGTCCACGCGATCGCGAACCACCTCACCGGACAGGCCGTCTGCGACGACCCCATCGATGAGCGCCACCGGGACATCCTGTCTCCGGACGTCTGGGGCGAAGGCGACCCCGAAGGCGTGCGCGCCCGGGCCGCCGACGCCATGAAGACCACGGCCCGTGCAGCCGCCAGGCTGGGCGTGAAGACCGTCACCGGCTTCACCGGATCCTCGATCTGGAAATGCGTCGCCATGTTCCCGCCGGCGTCGGAGGCCATGATCGACCGCGGCTACCAGGACTTCGCCGACCGCTGGAACCCGATCCTCGACGTCTTCGACGCGGAAGGGGTCCGCTTCGCCCTGGAAGTCCACCCGTCCGAAATCGCTTACGACTACTGGACCGCCAAACGCACCCTCGAGGCGATCGGGCACCGGGAAAGCTTCGGCCTGAACTTCGACCCCTCCCACTTCATCTGGCAGGACCTGGACCCCGTCATGTTCCTGCAGGACTTCGCCGAGAAGATCTTCCACGTCCATGTGAAGGAGTCCGTCCGGCAACTCAACGGCCGCAACGGCCGGCTCGGCTCGCACCTTCCCTGGGCGGACCCGCGCCGCGGATGGGACTTCGTCACGGCAGGCCACGGCCACGTCAATTGGGAACCGATCTTCCGGACCCTGAACGCCATCGGCTACCGGGGGCCCACCAGCATCGAGTGGGAGGACGCCGGCATGGACCGCCTCATCGGCGCACCCCAGGCCCTCGCGCTCGTCAGGGACC
- a CDS encoding Gfo/Idh/MocA family protein, giving the protein MIEPKPLRVGMVGYAFMGAAHSHAWRTAPRFFDLPLRPELAAVAGRNADGVRAAAEKMGWASAETDWRALIERDDIDLIDICTPGNTHAEIAIAALEAGKHVLCEKPLANSVAEAERMAAAADAAAARGVYSMCGFSYRRTPALALAKRMVDAGRLGQIRHVRAQYLQDWLSDADAPLTWRLDKAKSGSGSLGDIGAHSIDAAQWITGRNITGVSALLETFVTERPVAGDFVGLGGHGATGADTVRGPVTVDDAAIFTARFEGSGPGGGQTEPGQADSGPIGVFEATRFALGRKNAMRIELNGTLGSLAFDFEDMNALSFYDAADGPDAGFRKIQVTEPEHPYTGSWWPTGHGLGYEHLFTHQVVDLIQAIAGNRPPSPSFADAVQVQKVLAAVETSAESDSRWQKV; this is encoded by the coding sequence GTGATTGAACCGAAACCCCTGCGGGTGGGGATGGTGGGCTATGCCTTCATGGGGGCCGCGCATTCCCACGCCTGGCGGACCGCGCCGCGGTTCTTCGACCTGCCCCTGCGCCCGGAGCTGGCCGCCGTCGCGGGCCGGAACGCCGACGGTGTGCGGGCCGCGGCGGAGAAGATGGGCTGGGCATCCGCGGAGACCGACTGGCGGGCGCTGATCGAGCGGGACGACATCGACCTGATCGACATCTGCACCCCCGGCAACACCCACGCCGAGATCGCGATCGCCGCGCTCGAGGCCGGCAAGCACGTGCTGTGCGAGAAGCCACTGGCGAACTCCGTGGCCGAGGCCGAACGCATGGCGGCGGCCGCGGACGCCGCCGCCGCCCGGGGCGTCTACTCGATGTGCGGCTTCAGCTACCGGCGCACCCCGGCCCTGGCCCTGGCCAAACGGATGGTCGACGCCGGGCGGCTGGGTCAGATCCGGCACGTCCGGGCGCAGTACCTGCAGGACTGGCTTTCCGACGCCGACGCGCCGCTGACCTGGCGGCTGGACAAGGCCAAGTCCGGGTCCGGTTCGCTCGGGGACATCGGGGCGCACAGCATCGACGCCGCCCAGTGGATCACCGGCCGGAACATCACCGGCGTCTCGGCCCTCCTGGAGACCTTCGTGACCGAACGCCCCGTCGCCGGGGACTTCGTCGGCCTGGGCGGGCACGGCGCCACCGGCGCTGACACCGTCCGCGGGCCGGTAACCGTGGACGACGCCGCGATCTTCACCGCCCGGTTCGAAGGATCCGGACCCGGTGGCGGCCAAACTGAGCCCGGTCAAGCCGACAGCGGGCCGATCGGGGTCTTCGAGGCCACCCGGTTCGCCCTGGGCCGGAAGAACGCCATGCGCATCGAACTGAATGGCACGCTGGGCTCGCTCGCGTTCGACTTCGAGGACATGAACGCCCTGTCCTTCTACGACGCCGCCGACGGCCCCGACGCCGGCTTCCGCAAGATCCAGGTCACCGAACCCGAACACCCCTACACCGGCAGCTGGTGGCCCACCGGCCACGGCCTGGGCTACGAACACCTCTTCACCCACCAGGTCGTGGACCTCATCCAGGCGATCGCGGGCAACCGGCCCCCGTCGCCGTCGTTCGCCGACGCGGTCCAGGTCCAGAAAGTCCTCGCCGCCGTCGAAACCAGCGCCGAATCCGACAGCCGCTGGCAAAAAGTCTGA